A single region of the Gephyromycinifex aptenodytis genome encodes:
- a CDS encoding O-methyltransferase: MSVQKPASWAYTEDFLTEEPALEGARRRGEELGCSPVLPGVGAALRLLAATSAAHTVVEIGTGAGVSGLWLLQGMPSDGVLTTIDIEAAHHRAARASFAAAGIVPQRTRIITGQALDVLPRLADGAYDMVVVDGDKSEYPRYIEQALRLLRIGGVLAVDNMLWHDRVADPAARDETTTTLRDLGKHLRDDERLQTTLLPVGDGLLVAIRRA; encoded by the coding sequence ATGAGCGTGCAGAAGCCGGCCTCGTGGGCCTACACCGAGGATTTCCTCACCGAAGAGCCAGCACTGGAAGGGGCCCGGCGACGCGGCGAGGAACTCGGCTGCTCTCCGGTACTTCCTGGGGTGGGGGCTGCGTTGCGGCTGCTGGCCGCGACCAGCGCCGCCCACACCGTCGTCGAGATCGGCACCGGTGCCGGGGTGTCGGGGTTGTGGCTGCTACAAGGGATGCCCAGCGACGGGGTGCTGACCACGATCGACATCGAGGCCGCCCACCACCGGGCTGCCCGGGCATCCTTTGCAGCGGCGGGGATCGTGCCGCAGCGGACCCGCATCATCACCGGTCAAGCCCTGGACGTCCTGCCCCGTCTGGCCGACGGCGCCTACGACATGGTTGTCGTCGATGGCGACAAAAGCGAATACCCGCGCTACATCGAGCAGGCGCTACGGCTGCTGCGCATCGGTGGGGTACTCGCCGTGGACAACATGCTCTGGCATGACCGGGTGGCCGACCCCGCTGCCCGCGACGAGACCACGACCACGCTTCGTGACCTCGGTAAGCACCTGCGCGACGACGAGCGTTTGCAAACCACGCTGCTGCCGGTCGGCGACGGACTGCTGGTCGCCATCCGCCGGGCCTGA
- a CDS encoding DUF3117 domain-containing protein, translating to MAAMKPRTGDGPLEVTKEGRGIVLRMPIEGGGRLVVEMTPDEAADLGAAISGCDGVPSR from the coding sequence ATGGCCGCGATGAAGCCTAGGACTGGTGACGGTCCGCTGGAGGTCACCAAGGAGGGCCGCGGCATTGTGCTGCGCATGCCCATCGAGGGCGGTGGTCGTCTCGTGGTCGAGATGACTCCGGACGAGGCAGCCGATCTGGGTGCCGCTATCAGCGGCTGTGACGGAGTGCCTTCGCGCTGA
- a CDS encoding DivIVA domain-containing protein encodes MILLIAVAIVVVIGVAAALLIGFTGGMSVHAAQPASSVGGLPLGPGPVTSDSLAGVRFDRCLRGYRMDQVDAVLDRLYERLAELESQPGTSAAPQAWYPGQVNDEDDEGAGAGDFPAPPGWGPRG; translated from the coding sequence GTGATTCTCCTCATCGCTGTGGCCATCGTTGTCGTGATCGGTGTGGCTGCCGCGCTCCTGATCGGGTTTACCGGCGGAATGTCGGTGCACGCGGCCCAACCCGCCTCCAGCGTCGGCGGACTGCCGCTGGGGCCGGGCCCGGTGACCAGCGACAGCCTGGCTGGGGTGCGCTTCGACCGCTGCCTGCGCGGCTACCGGATGGATCAGGTAGATGCCGTGCTGGACCGGTTGTATGAACGCCTTGCCGAGTTGGAGAGCCAGCCGGGAACCTCCGCTGCGCCCCAGGCGTGGTATCCAGGCCAGGTCAACGACGAGGACGATGAGGGCGCAGGCGCCGGGGACTTCCCGGCCCCTCCCGGGTGGGGCCCACGCGGTTGA
- a CDS encoding LOG family protein, protein MTAYQRGPVTLRGSHVPETTTDQRLLDSRGHADWLHTDPWRVMRIQAEFVEGFGALAEIGPAVSVFGSARTSPEHPSYQIAERVGAALAGAGYAVITGGGPGIMEAANKGAVAAHGTSIGLGIELPFEQGLNQYLHVGVNFRYFFIRKTMFVKYAEGFIVLPGGFGTLDELFEALTLVQTQKVTSFPIILIGTDYWTGLIDWLRVSAVAEGTIHARDLDLLHVTDDVDEAVAIIRSAREERAAARPE, encoded by the coding sequence GTGACTGCATACCAGCGAGGACCGGTGACCCTTCGCGGCTCGCACGTGCCCGAGACGACCACTGATCAACGCCTCCTCGACAGCCGAGGCCATGCCGACTGGCTGCACACCGACCCCTGGCGTGTCATGCGCATTCAGGCTGAGTTCGTGGAGGGTTTCGGTGCCCTGGCGGAGATCGGGCCTGCGGTCAGCGTTTTCGGATCGGCCCGCACCAGCCCCGAACATCCCAGCTACCAGATCGCCGAGCGCGTCGGTGCGGCGTTGGCCGGTGCCGGATATGCCGTCATCACCGGTGGCGGCCCGGGGATCATGGAGGCGGCCAACAAGGGTGCCGTCGCCGCGCATGGCACCTCCATCGGTCTGGGGATCGAGCTGCCGTTCGAGCAGGGCCTCAACCAATACCTGCACGTCGGGGTCAACTTCCGGTACTTCTTCATCCGCAAGACGATGTTCGTCAAGTACGCCGAGGGGTTCATCGTGCTGCCGGGTGGGTTCGGCACCCTGGATGAACTGTTCGAGGCGTTGACCCTGGTTCAGACCCAGAAAGTGACCTCGTTCCCGATCATCCTGATCGGAACGGACTACTGGACGGGGCTCATCGACTGGTTGCGGGTCAGCGCCGTTGCGGAGGGCACCATCCACGCTCGCGACCTTGACCTGCTCCATGTGACCGACGATGTCGACGAAGCCGTCGCGATCATCCGCAGCGCGCGCGAAGAACGGGCAGCCGCCCGCCCCGAGTAG
- a CDS encoding LysR substrate-binding domain-containing protein, with product MNLRDLEYLVALADHRHFGRAAAACFVSQPTLSTQLKKLEGELGAELIERGSRGVLLTATGDQVVARARAMLGEADDIRSIATQARDPRSGTLRLGVFPTLAPYLLPHVMPALRSRFPQLELLLVEEKTGELLDQLHSGRVDAAVLALPVTSESLESVPLFREEFLLAVPRTHPLAQQDAPLTLAQLGSTDLLLLAEGHCLRDQALAVCHTAGLRERDGFRATSLETLRHMVASGVGVTLMPELSVSPPVPAYDDITLRRLGPSAPYRDVGLLWRRGSVYRDLMSDLAESLRSVPGGLVTPAGEPTQGLPHNVAESRNRR from the coding sequence GTGAACCTGCGCGACCTCGAATACCTGGTAGCACTTGCCGACCACCGCCACTTCGGCCGAGCGGCGGCAGCGTGCTTCGTCAGTCAGCCGACCCTGTCGACACAACTGAAAAAGCTCGAGGGCGAACTGGGCGCGGAACTCATCGAACGGGGTTCGCGCGGCGTTCTGCTCACCGCTACCGGTGATCAGGTCGTCGCGCGGGCTCGGGCCATGCTGGGGGAGGCCGACGACATCCGCAGCATCGCCACCCAAGCCCGTGACCCTCGCTCGGGGACACTGCGCCTTGGGGTCTTCCCTACGTTGGCCCCCTATCTGCTCCCGCATGTCATGCCGGCCCTGCGGAGCAGATTCCCCCAGCTGGAGCTGCTGTTGGTGGAGGAGAAAACCGGAGAGCTGCTCGACCAGCTGCACTCCGGGCGGGTGGACGCTGCGGTGTTGGCGCTGCCGGTAACCAGCGAATCACTGGAGAGCGTGCCGCTGTTCCGCGAAGAGTTCCTGCTCGCGGTGCCCCGCACGCACCCGCTCGCCCAGCAGGACGCGCCGCTGACCCTGGCCCAACTGGGCTCGACGGACCTGTTGCTGCTGGCGGAGGGACACTGTCTACGCGATCAGGCGTTGGCGGTCTGCCACACGGCTGGCCTGCGGGAGCGGGACGGCTTCCGGGCCACGAGTTTGGAGACGCTGCGCCACATGGTGGCCTCGGGGGTCGGCGTGACGTTGATGCCGGAGCTGTCGGTGAGCCCCCCGGTTCCGGCCTATGACGACATCACCCTGCGCAGGCTGGGCCCTTCCGCCCCGTACCGCGACGTAGGTTTGTTGTGGCGCCGCGGCAGCGTCTACCGCGACTTGATGTCCGATCTTGCCGAATCGCTACGCAGCGTCCCCGGCGGCCTCGTCACGCCCGCCGGTGAACCGACACAAGGGCTTCCACACAACGTCGCAGAGAGCCGCAATCGTCGGTGA
- the ahpF gene encoding alkyl hydroperoxide reductase subunit F: MLDADLTGQLTTYLDLLKEPVELVASLDDGDKSAQTRELLDEIAALSEKVSASYEGQDERKPSFAVTRPGTDISVRFAGIPLGHEFSSLVLALLHVGGHTIKEDEALIEQVRNLPGEYEFVTYMSLTCQNCPAVVQALNTMAVINPNIRHTAVEGGAFQDEVKERNILAVPTVYLNGEEFGQGRMDIADIVAKLDEEGSQARAAAELEDRETYEVLVVGGGPAGASAAIYSARKGIRTGLVAERFGGQVLDTMAIENLVSVPYTEGPKLAAQLEEHVNAYDVELLKGHRASALIPAAETGGTHTVQFDNGASLNAKSVILAPGARWRAMGVPGEQEYRNKGVTFCPHCDGPLFKGKSVAVIGGGNSGVEAAIDLAGVVGHVTVIEFLDQMRADEVLQRKLRSLSNVDIILGAKTTEVVGDGSAVTGLKYEDRATGEAKELDVQGIFVQIGLLPNTEWLKGAIELSERGEVVIDEAGHTSIPGVLAAGDATTTPYKQIVVALGAGATASLSAFDHIIRTSAPA; the protein is encoded by the coding sequence GTGCTCGATGCCGACCTGACCGGACAACTCACCACTTACCTGGATCTGCTCAAAGAGCCCGTCGAGCTCGTCGCGAGCCTGGATGATGGCGACAAGTCTGCCCAGACCCGGGAGTTGCTGGACGAGATCGCTGCGCTGTCCGAGAAGGTCAGCGCGTCCTATGAGGGGCAGGACGAGCGCAAGCCGTCCTTCGCCGTCACCCGGCCCGGCACGGACATCAGCGTCCGGTTCGCCGGTATCCCCCTCGGACACGAGTTCAGTTCGCTGGTGCTGGCGCTGCTGCACGTAGGCGGGCACACCATCAAGGAAGACGAAGCCCTCATCGAGCAGGTGCGCAACCTGCCTGGCGAGTACGAGTTCGTCACCTACATGTCGCTGACCTGTCAGAACTGCCCGGCCGTGGTGCAGGCGCTGAACACGATGGCCGTCATCAACCCCAATATCCGCCACACTGCTGTCGAGGGTGGCGCCTTCCAGGACGAGGTGAAGGAACGCAACATCCTCGCCGTGCCCACGGTCTACCTCAACGGTGAAGAGTTCGGGCAGGGTCGGATGGACATCGCCGACATCGTCGCCAAGCTCGACGAAGAGGGCTCCCAGGCCCGCGCCGCCGCCGAGCTCGAGGATCGGGAAACCTACGAGGTGCTCGTGGTCGGCGGCGGGCCTGCCGGTGCCTCAGCGGCGATCTATTCAGCACGCAAGGGTATTCGCACCGGCCTGGTGGCCGAGCGGTTCGGCGGCCAGGTATTGGACACGATGGCCATCGAGAACCTTGTCTCCGTCCCGTACACCGAGGGCCCCAAGCTGGCCGCGCAGTTGGAGGAGCACGTCAACGCCTACGACGTCGAACTGCTCAAGGGACACCGCGCCTCCGCGCTCATCCCCGCCGCCGAGACCGGTGGGACGCACACGGTGCAGTTCGACAACGGCGCCTCGCTGAACGCCAAGAGCGTCATCCTCGCGCCCGGCGCCCGCTGGCGTGCGATGGGCGTGCCAGGGGAGCAGGAATACCGCAACAAGGGCGTCACCTTCTGCCCGCACTGCGACGGTCCACTGTTCAAGGGCAAGAGCGTCGCCGTCATCGGCGGTGGCAACTCCGGGGTCGAGGCCGCTATCGACCTGGCCGGCGTCGTCGGGCACGTCACGGTCATCGAGTTCCTCGACCAGATGCGAGCCGATGAGGTGCTGCAGCGCAAACTGCGCAGCCTGAGCAATGTCGACATCATCCTGGGCGCTAAGACCACCGAGGTCGTCGGCGACGGAAGTGCTGTCACCGGCCTGAAGTACGAAGACCGCGCGACCGGCGAAGCCAAAGAGCTCGACGTTCAGGGCATCTTCGTCCAGATCGGTCTGCTGCCCAACACCGAGTGGCTCAAGGGCGCGATCGAGCTGAGCGAACGCGGCGAGGTCGTCATCGACGAGGCAGGCCACACCAGCATCCCGGGTGTCCTTGCTGCAGGAGACGCGACGACCACGCCGTACAAGCAGATCGTCGTGGCCCTCGGCGCTGGTGCCACCGCCTCACTGTCGGCCTTCGATCACATCATCCGCACCTCCGCACCGGCCTGA